The sequence CTCGGCGAAAGCCTTCGCGTAGGCGAGGTCCGGCTTGCCGGTCTCGCACCAGATCAGATCGGCAAACGGGGCGTAGGCGAGGCCGCGCGAGATGGCTTGTTCTAGGCCGGGACGAGTGCGGTAAAAGCCTTCGACCGTGCGCTCTCCGGTGCAGAAGCGACGATCGTTTTCGTCGATATCCGAGGTCAGCAGGTCGGCCGCTTCCGCGTCGGTACGCGCCACCAGCAAGGTCGGCGTGCCCATCACGTCGGCCGCAAGCCGGGCTGCAACCAGCTTCGACACCGCCTCCCGCGTCGGCACGAGCACCTTGCCGCCCATATGGCCGCACTTCTTGGCGGAGGCGAGCTGGTCTTCGAAGTGGACGCCGGCGGCACCCGCTTCGATCATGGCTTTCATGAGCTCGAATGCGTTGAGCACGCCACCGAAGCCCGCTTCGGCGTCGGCCACGATCGGCGCGAAATAGTCGATGTAACCCTCGTCACCCGGGCCCTTGCCCTCGGCCCACTGGATCTGGTCGGCGCGGGTGAAGGTGTTGTTGATCCGCTTGACCACGCTCGGCACTGAGTTGACCGGGTAGAGCGACTGGTCGGGATACATCTCGCCACCGCTATTCGCGTCGCCTGCGACCTGCCAGCCGGACAGGTAGATCGCCTTGAGCCCGGCCTTCACCTGTTGCATGGCCTGGTTTCCCGTCAGCGCCCCCAG is a genomic window of Niveibacterium sp. SC-1 containing:
- the aceA gene encoding isocitrate lyase — encoded protein: MNRTAQIKQLQQEWAENVRWKGIRRTYDAADVVALRGSLAVEHTLAKRGAERLWQLIHEQDFVNALGALTGNQAMQQVKAGLKAIYLSGWQVAGDANSGGEMYPDQSLYPVNSVPSVVKRINNTFTRADQIQWAEGKGPGDEGYIDYFAPIVADAEAGFGGVLNAFELMKAMIEAGAAGVHFEDQLASAKKCGHMGGKVLVPTREAVSKLVAARLAADVMGTPTLLVARTDAEAADLLTSDIDENDRRFCTGERTVEGFYRTRPGLEQAISRGLAYAPFADLIWCETGKPDLAYAKAFAEAIHREFPGKLLAYNCSPSFNWKKNLDDKSIARFQRELGAMGYKFQFITLAGFHSLNYSMFKLAHGYAREQMTAFVELQQAEFAAAELGFTAVKHQREVGTGYFDAVTVAIERQASTAALKGSTEDEQFFEAAH